A genomic window from Candidatus Methylomirabilota bacterium includes:
- the aroB gene encoding 3-dehydroquinate synthase: protein MHDIPVNLGSRSYRILVAPGALARVGEELGRLGVGAKVALFSDPGILARHGRPVRQGLERAGFQVTVVELPEGESAKTVEVAGRGWDALLDAGLDRGSTVVALGGGAVGDLAGFVAATYMRGVNFVQVPTTLLGQVDASIGGKTAVDHPKAKNLIGAFHQPRLVLVDPAVLTTLPDREFRSGLAEVIKHGIVLDAAYFADLEASCGPLLARDIDTLTRVVAGSCRLKAHVVERDEQEAELRAVLNYGHTIGHAVEAATGFARWTHGEAVSIGMIAEARLAERLGIASAATTHRQAALLQAVGLPVRGSGAAPASVLEALGRDKKSRNGRVPFVLAPEIGRFKVVPDVPREAVLATLQELG from the coding sequence ATGCACGATATCCCGGTGAACCTCGGCTCCCGCTCCTATCGCATCCTGGTGGCGCCCGGGGCCCTCGCCCGCGTCGGCGAGGAGCTCGGACGTCTCGGCGTGGGTGCCAAGGTCGCCCTCTTCTCCGACCCCGGCATCCTCGCGCGCCACGGCCGGCCGGTGCGGCAGGGCCTCGAGCGGGCCGGCTTCCAGGTCACGGTGGTCGAGCTGCCCGAGGGCGAGAGCGCGAAGACTGTGGAGGTCGCGGGCCGCGGCTGGGACGCGCTGCTCGACGCTGGACTCGACCGGGGTTCCACCGTGGTGGCGCTGGGCGGGGGCGCGGTGGGCGACCTCGCGGGCTTCGTGGCCGCCACCTACATGCGCGGCGTCAACTTCGTGCAGGTGCCGACCACGCTGCTGGGCCAGGTGGACGCCTCGATCGGGGGCAAGACCGCCGTCGATCATCCCAAGGCCAAGAACCTGATCGGCGCGTTCCATCAGCCGCGCCTGGTGCTGGTGGATCCGGCCGTGCTGACCACGCTTCCGGACCGCGAGTTCCGCTCGGGGCTCGCCGAGGTCATCAAGCACGGCATCGTCCTGGACGCGGCCTACTTCGCCGACCTCGAGGCGAGCTGCGGGCCCCTGCTCGCCCGCGACATCGACACCCTCACGCGCGTGGTCGCGGGCTCGTGCCGGCTCAAGGCGCACGTGGTCGAGCGCGACGAGCAGGAGGCCGAGCTGCGGGCGGTGCTGAACTACGGGCACACGATCGGGCACGCGGTGGAGGCGGCGACGGGCTTCGCCCGCTGGACTCACGGCGAGGCTGTGTCGATCGGCATGATCGCGGAGGCGCGCCTGGCCGAGCGTCTCGGCATCGCGAGCGCCGCCACCACGCACCGTCAGGCCGCCCTGCTCCAGGCGGTGGGGCTGCCGGTGCGCGGCTCGGGCGCTGCGCCGGCCAGCGTGCTGGAGGCGCTCGGCCGCGACAAGAAGTCGCGCAACGGCCGCGTGCCCTTCGTGCTGGCGCCCGAGATCGGCCGCTTCAAGGTCGTCCCTGACGTGCCGCGGGAGGCGGTGCTCGCGACGCTGCAGGAGCTCGGGTGA
- a CDS encoding tetratricopeptide repeat protein: protein MIEGGGGSLRRGALDSSWLRVLVPLGLALVAMVVFLPGLDGAFLDWDDRENFLHNPHYRGLGIAQLRWMLTTSRTGHWIPLTWLTLAVDWRLWGMEPFGYHLTSLILHGASGALFYLVGVRLLARAQPRASRLAVTLGAAAAALLFAVHPLRVESVTWITERRDVLAGLLFLAATLTYLGRWSADGAPRPRGRLRYLVCLILFAAALLAKSMTVTLPAVLLILDVYPLRRLGAAAGGWLTPRTRAVWLEKVPFLLLGAVAAAVVIAVNRATGNLSSMEQFGIVDRVAISAYSLVFYLEKTLLPLGLSPMYELPPTLEPWRWPFGGALLLIVAITVVALGRARRWPALLAAWAAYAVMLFPVSGLFQNGFQIAADRYTYLPCLSWALLAGAGVTRLVAEDGLARRARAALAVTALVLVVLGALSWRQTRVWQDTESLWRRALAVAPSSVPHSNLGLVLARAGGTREAIPHYREALRLRPTYAEAWNNLALAQSQLGDVTGAARSLAEAVRLKPRYSAAWSNLGMVRARQGQVGEAIAAYDEALRLAPDNADAHGNLGATLDAEGRSEEALRHLREAARLRPDSADAQGNLGIFYARRGDVTAAAGYFAEALRLRPESPEAHNNLGLALAQQGRIDVAAVHFQEAVRLRPGYREAQSNLARAQALLGGR, encoded by the coding sequence GTGATCGAGGGAGGTGGCGGGAGCCTCCGCCGCGGGGCTCTCGACTCATCCTGGCTGCGCGTGCTGGTCCCCCTCGGCCTCGCGCTCGTCGCCATGGTGGTCTTCCTGCCGGGACTCGACGGCGCCTTCCTCGATTGGGATGACCGCGAGAACTTCCTCCACAACCCCCACTACCGGGGCCTCGGGATCGCGCAGCTGCGCTGGATGCTTACCACCAGCCGCACGGGCCACTGGATCCCGCTCACCTGGCTCACGCTGGCCGTGGACTGGCGCCTCTGGGGCATGGAGCCGTTCGGCTATCACCTCACCAGCCTGATCCTGCACGGGGCATCCGGCGCGCTCTTCTACCTCGTGGGCGTCCGCCTGCTCGCGCGGGCGCAGCCGCGCGCGTCGCGCCTCGCGGTGACGCTGGGCGCCGCCGCGGCGGCGCTGCTGTTCGCCGTGCACCCGCTACGCGTCGAGTCGGTGACCTGGATCACCGAGCGGCGCGACGTGCTCGCGGGCCTGCTCTTCCTCGCCGCGACGCTCACGTACCTCGGCCGCTGGAGCGCCGACGGCGCGCCGCGCCCACGCGGCCGGCTGCGCTACCTCGTCTGCCTGATCCTCTTCGCCGCGGCGCTGCTCGCCAAGTCGATGACGGTGACGCTGCCCGCGGTCCTCCTGATCCTCGACGTGTACCCGCTGCGCCGCCTGGGCGCCGCCGCAGGCGGCTGGCTGACTCCACGGACGCGTGCGGTCTGGCTCGAGAAGGTGCCGTTCCTGTTGCTGGGCGCGGTGGCCGCCGCCGTCGTCATCGCGGTCAACCGCGCCACGGGCAATCTCTCGTCGATGGAGCAGTTCGGCATCGTCGACCGCGTGGCGATCTCCGCGTACTCGCTCGTGTTCTACCTGGAGAAGACGCTGCTGCCGCTCGGGCTCTCGCCGATGTACGAGCTGCCCCCGACGCTCGAGCCCTGGCGCTGGCCCTTCGGCGGCGCCCTGCTGCTCATCGTGGCGATTACCGTCGTGGCGCTCGGCCGCGCCCGGCGGTGGCCCGCGCTGCTCGCGGCATGGGCTGCATACGCGGTGATGCTGTTCCCCGTATCCGGCCTCTTCCAGAACGGCTTTCAGATCGCGGCCGACCGCTATACCTATCTCCCCTGCCTGTCATGGGCGCTCCTGGCCGGCGCCGGCGTCACCCGGCTGGTGGCGGAGGACGGGCTGGCGCGGCGGGCGCGCGCCGCGCTCGCCGTGACTGCCCTCGTGCTCGTGGTGCTTGGCGCCCTGTCCTGGCGGCAGACGCGCGTGTGGCAGGACACGGAGTCGCTCTGGCGCCGCGCCCTCGCCGTCGCGCCATCGTCGGTGCCGCACTCGAACCTCGGGCTCGTCCTCGCCCGAGCGGGCGGGACGCGGGAGGCCATTCCGCACTACCGGGAGGCGCTGCGACTGCGCCCCACCTACGCGGAGGCGTGGAACAACCTGGCCCTGGCGCAGTCCCAGCTCGGCGACGTCACCGGCGCCGCCCGGAGCCTCGCCGAGGCCGTGCGGCTCAAGCCGCGTTACTCCGCGGCGTGGAGCAACCTCGGCATGGTGCGCGCGCGCCAGGGCCAGGTCGGCGAAGCCATCGCCGCCTATGACGAGGCCCTTCGGCTGGCGCCCGACAACGCGGACGCCCATGGCAACCTGGGCGCGACGCTGGACGCGGAAGGGCGTAGCGAGGAGGCTCTTCGGCATCTCCGCGAAGCGGCCCGGCTCCGGCCGGACTCCGCGGACGCGCAGGGCAATCTCGGCATCTTCTACGCGCGGCGCGGGGACGTGACAGCTGCCGCCGGCTACTTTGCGGAAGCGCTACGGCTCCGTCCCGAGTCGCCCGAGGCGCACAACAATCTCGGCCTGGCCCTCGCCCAGCAGGGCCGAATCGACGTGGCGGCGGTCCACTTCCAGGAAGCGGTGCGGCTGCGCCCCGGGTACCGGGAGGCGCAGTCGAACCTCGCGCGGGCGCAGGCCCTCCTCGGAGGCCGGTAG
- a CDS encoding tetratricopeptide repeat protein — protein MIQPVPRAGSGVAAEDAAHAAVIRRYEERLAKDPSSLAFAPLADAYRKAGRTQDAIRLCEEGLTRFPHYATARLILAKTLLDEGRLDRAQRELETIVTAGARDAEAHRLLGEIHRKAGHLDAALEQLEQAARLDPSDRESRLAAEMLRGRGRAPEGSPLAALLGDDTFATESFGALCLEQGLVDEAAQVLLRVLRKEPGASGARERLEQAIRLKMQRRKGP, from the coding sequence ATGATTCAGCCGGTTCCTCGGGCCGGCTCCGGTGTGGCGGCCGAGGATGCCGCGCATGCCGCGGTCATCCGCCGTTACGAAGAACGACTGGCCAAGGACCCCTCGTCGCTCGCCTTCGCCCCCCTGGCGGATGCCTACCGCAAGGCGGGCCGCACCCAGGACGCGATCCGGCTCTGCGAGGAGGGGCTCACACGCTTTCCGCACTACGCGACGGCGCGGCTGATCCTCGCCAAGACGCTGCTCGACGAGGGCCGGCTCGACCGCGCTCAGCGTGAGCTCGAGACCATCGTGACGGCGGGGGCGCGGGACGCGGAGGCGCACCGTCTGCTGGGCGAGATCCACCGCAAGGCGGGGCACCTCGATGCGGCGCTGGAGCAGCTCGAACAGGCCGCGCGCCTGGACCCGTCGGACCGCGAGTCGCGGCTGGCGGCCGAAATGCTGCGCGGCCGGGGCCGGGCGCCCGAGGGATCGCCGCTGGCGGCGCTCCTCGGTGACGATACGTTCGCAACCGAGAGCTTCGGGGCGCTGTGCCTCGAGCAAGGTCTCGTGGACGAGGCGGCGCAGGTTCTCCTGCGCGTGCTCCGGAAGGAGCCGGGCGCGTCGGGCGCCCGGGAGCGGCTGGAGCAGGCGATTCGACTCAAGATGCAGCGACGGAAAGGGCCATAG
- the efp gene encoding elongation factor P, whose product MQVSTADFKKGLKIQFDGQPYSIVDFQHVKPGKGGAFVRTKLKHMKQGRVIDNTFRAGEKVELVDFDEKRMQFLYKDERYHFMDLETYEQISLSDDEVGDARDYLKENTEVEMLLIDGSPATVELPNFLDLQIVKTDPGIRGDTASGGSKPATLETGAVVQVPLFLNEGDVVKVDTRSGEYLGRVAAAR is encoded by the coding sequence ATGCAGGTGTCCACCGCGGATTTCAAGAAGGGGCTCAAGATCCAGTTCGATGGCCAGCCGTACAGCATCGTCGACTTCCAGCACGTCAAGCCCGGCAAGGGTGGCGCGTTCGTGCGGACCAAGCTCAAGCACATGAAGCAAGGTCGAGTCATCGACAATACCTTCAGAGCGGGTGAAAAGGTGGAGCTGGTCGACTTCGACGAGAAGCGCATGCAGTTCCTCTACAAAGACGAGCGCTACCACTTCATGGACCTCGAGACCTATGAGCAGATCTCGCTCTCAGACGACGAGGTGGGAGACGCGCGCGACTACCTCAAGGAGAACACCGAGGTGGAGATGCTCTTGATCGACGGGAGCCCCGCGACGGTCGAGCTGCCCAACTTCCTGGATCTCCAGATCGTCAAGACCGACCCCGGCATCCGGGGTGACACCGCGTCGGGCGGCTCGAAGCCCGCCACGCTGGAGACGGGGGCGGTCGTGCAGGTCCCGCTCTTCCTCAACGAGGGCGACGTGGTCAAGGTGGACACCCGCAGCGGCGAGTACCTGGGCCGCGTCGCGGCGGCGCGGTAG
- the accB gene encoding acetyl-CoA carboxylase biotin carboxyl carrier protein, whose protein sequence is MTELVELAVKHDLAELEVEQGGARIRVVRERGAVVAAPAPRVEGAAPAAPQVAPVAEPALAAHLVKVEAPMVGTFYRASAPEAAPYVQEGDVVKDGQVLCIIEAMKLMNEIEAKVAGRIARILVDNGQPVEFGQPLFLIDPKA, encoded by the coding sequence GTGACCGAACTGGTGGAGCTCGCGGTCAAGCACGACCTTGCCGAGCTGGAAGTCGAGCAGGGCGGCGCCCGCATCCGTGTGGTGCGCGAGCGGGGCGCGGTGGTGGCCGCGCCGGCTCCGCGTGTCGAGGGCGCGGCGCCCGCCGCGCCGCAGGTCGCTCCCGTGGCGGAGCCGGCATTGGCGGCGCACCTCGTGAAGGTGGAGGCGCCCATGGTGGGCACCTTCTACCGGGCCTCGGCGCCCGAGGCCGCGCCCTACGTCCAGGAGGGGGACGTGGTGAAGGACGGGCAGGTACTCTGCATCATCGAAGCGATGAAGCTGATGAACGAGATCGAGGCCAAGGTGGCCGGGCGCATCGCCCGGATCCTGGTGGACAATGGCCAGCCCGTCGAGTTCGGCCAGCCGCTCTTCCTCATCGACCCGAAGGCCTGA
- the accC gene encoding acetyl-CoA carboxylase biotin carboxylase subunit produces MFHKILIANRGEIALRVIRTCREMGIQTVIAHSTADTDSLPVRLADESICIGPPESRGSYLNIPSIISAASITDSEAIHPGYGLLSENAAFAEICRACGITFIGPSPEAIRLMGDKAQAREMAKAAGAPVVPGSEGPLPGVDDAQELADRVGYPVMLKAAAGGGGRGMRIVRAREEMPRAFATCQAEAQKAFSSSELYLEKFVDEARHVEVQVMGDKNGIRLHMGERDCSVQRRHQKLVEESPAPSISAETRAGLARAALAVANAVNYVSAGTVEFLVARDGSFYFIEMNTRIQVEHPVTEMITGLDLVREQIRIASGEALGYKQDAVRFNGHALECRINAEDPENFAPSPGRVTAWVPPGGRNVRVDSHLYAGYVVPPHYDSLIAKIIVHGADRAEAIARMQRALAETIVEGVKTTIPYHQKLLSDPAFVSGQFSLPRLEHAL; encoded by the coding sequence GTGTTCCACAAGATCCTGATCGCGAATCGCGGCGAGATCGCCCTGCGCGTCATCCGGACCTGCCGCGAGATGGGGATCCAGACGGTGATCGCCCACTCCACCGCGGACACCGACTCGCTGCCCGTGCGCCTCGCCGACGAGTCCATCTGCATCGGCCCTCCGGAGTCCCGGGGGAGCTACCTCAACATCCCGAGCATCATCTCCGCCGCCTCCATCACGGACAGCGAGGCCATTCACCCCGGATACGGCCTCCTCTCCGAGAACGCCGCCTTCGCGGAGATCTGCCGGGCGTGCGGGATCACCTTCATCGGGCCCTCGCCGGAGGCCATCCGCCTCATGGGCGACAAGGCCCAGGCACGCGAGATGGCGAAGGCGGCGGGCGCGCCCGTCGTGCCCGGCAGCGAAGGGCCGCTGCCCGGGGTGGACGACGCCCAGGAGCTGGCCGACCGCGTCGGCTATCCGGTGATGCTCAAGGCCGCGGCGGGCGGCGGAGGCCGCGGCATGCGCATCGTGCGCGCGCGCGAGGAGATGCCGCGCGCGTTCGCCACCTGCCAGGCGGAGGCCCAGAAGGCCTTCTCGTCCTCCGAGCTCTACCTCGAGAAGTTCGTGGACGAGGCGCGTCACGTCGAGGTGCAGGTGATGGGCGACAAGAACGGCATTCGTCTCCACATGGGCGAGCGCGACTGCTCGGTGCAGCGGCGTCACCAGAAGCTCGTGGAGGAATCGCCCGCGCCGTCGATCTCGGCGGAGACGCGCGCGGGGCTCGCCCGCGCGGCCCTCGCGGTGGCCAATGCCGTCAACTACGTCTCGGCGGGCACGGTGGAGTTCCTGGTCGCGCGCGACGGCAGCTTCTACTTCATCGAGATGAACACGCGGATCCAGGTCGAGCACCCGGTCACCGAGATGATCACCGGGCTGGACCTCGTGCGCGAGCAGATCCGCATCGCCTCCGGCGAGGCGCTCGGCTACAAGCAGGACGCCGTGCGCTTCAACGGGCACGCGCTCGAGTGCCGGATCAACGCGGAAGATCCGGAGAACTTCGCGCCCTCGCCGGGCCGCGTCACCGCGTGGGTGCCGCCGGGGGGACGCAACGTGCGGGTGGACAGCCATCTCTACGCCGGGTACGTGGTCCCGCCGCACTATGACTCGCTGATCGCCAAGATCATCGTGCACGGCGCCGACCGCGCGGAGGCCATCGCCCGCATGCAGCGCGCCCTCGCCGAGACGATCGTAGAGGGCGTGAAGACCACGATCCCGTACCACCAGAAGCTCCTGTCCGACCCCGCCTTCGTGTCGGGGCAGTTCTCGCTCCCGCGCCTCGAGCACGCGCTCTAG
- the thiE gene encoding thiamine phosphate synthase yields the protein MRLPSPLYVILDRDAARGRPLPELLDAVLAGGGRLFQLREKTQSMAELLPLARALRARCRAAGALFFVNDRADLALAVEADGLHVGQNDLPAAAARRILPPTMRLGVSTHDPDQARRAVADGADYVAVGSMFPTVSKPGFQLVGPALVRRVRPDIHVPLVAIGGITEANVGEVMGAGADAVAVISAVCGAPDPQAATTRFLKAIAACAPAGRER from the coding sequence GTGCGGCTGCCCTCCCCGCTCTACGTCATCCTCGACCGCGACGCCGCGCGGGGCCGGCCGCTACCCGAGCTCCTCGACGCCGTCCTCGCGGGCGGCGGGCGGCTCTTCCAGCTCCGCGAGAAGACCCAGTCGATGGCCGAGCTGCTCCCGCTCGCGCGCGCGCTGCGCGCCCGCTGCCGCGCCGCCGGCGCGCTCTTCTTCGTAAATGACCGCGCCGACCTCGCCCTCGCCGTCGAGGCGGACGGCCTTCACGTGGGCCAGAACGATCTGCCCGCCGCGGCGGCCCGGCGCATCCTGCCGCCGACCATGCGCCTGGGCGTCTCGACCCACGACCCTGACCAGGCCCGCCGGGCAGTGGCGGATGGCGCCGACTACGTGGCGGTCGGGAGCATGTTTCCCACCGTCAGCAAGCCCGGCTTCCAGCTCGTCGGGCCTGCCCTGGTGCGTCGGGTCCGGCCGGACATCCACGTGCCGCTGGTGGCCATCGGGGGGATCACGGAGGCGAACGTGGGGGAAGTCATGGGGGCTGGCGCGGACGCCGTGGCGGTGATCTCGGCGGTCTGCGGGGCTCCGGACCCGCAGGCGGCAACCACGCGATTCCTCAAGGCGATTGCCGCCTGCGCTCCCGCTGGTCGGGAACGTTGA
- a CDS encoding branched-chain amino acid ABC transporter substrate-binding protein: protein MRHARFRFVLVALAALALVLPWGAETPAQSKGTIKIATQSPLSGGQAALGEGIKLGTQLAVDKLKGPLEKMGFKVELVPFDDQAKPDVGVANAANIIADKDILLVVGHLNSGVAIPSSEKYKESQLAMISPANTNPTVTDRNYLNVSRVCGRDDVQGSVGADFAKSKNYKTAYVIHDKTTYGQGVAEFFKADAEKKGIKVLGFEGTEEKSNFDPILTPIKAKNPDVIYFGGIYDQAAPFFKQAREKGIKAAFMGPDGMDSSDLTKIAGTAVKGMFYTSVAGPVSVYPAAKDFAKEYKDKFKKDPEPFAAQAYDAAAIGMKAIEAAAKAAGGKVPSREQVSVAVRKTKHTGLTGAVEFDDKGDPKKALYFVLQVASEDPAKWGENKEVKRLSIAAPPLKKS, encoded by the coding sequence ATGAGACATGCACGGTTCCGGTTCGTCCTGGTGGCCCTCGCGGCCCTCGCGCTGGTGCTCCCCTGGGGCGCCGAGACGCCTGCCCAATCCAAGGGCACGATCAAGATCGCGACGCAGAGCCCGCTCTCGGGCGGTCAGGCCGCGCTGGGCGAGGGCATCAAGCTCGGCACGCAGCTTGCGGTGGACAAGCTCAAGGGGCCTCTCGAGAAGATGGGCTTCAAGGTCGAGCTCGTTCCCTTCGACGACCAGGCCAAGCCGGACGTCGGCGTGGCCAACGCGGCCAACATCATTGCCGACAAGGACATCCTCCTCGTCGTCGGCCACTTGAACTCGGGCGTCGCGATTCCGTCGTCGGAGAAGTACAAGGAGTCGCAGCTCGCGATGATCTCGCCCGCCAACACCAACCCCACCGTCACCGACCGCAACTACCTCAACGTCAGCCGCGTGTGCGGCCGTGACGACGTGCAGGGCTCGGTAGGCGCGGACTTCGCGAAGTCCAAGAACTACAAGACGGCGTACGTGATCCACGACAAGACGACGTACGGCCAGGGCGTGGCGGAGTTCTTCAAGGCCGACGCCGAGAAGAAGGGCATCAAGGTCCTGGGCTTCGAGGGCACCGAGGAGAAGTCGAACTTCGACCCGATCCTCACCCCCATCAAGGCCAAGAACCCCGACGTCATCTACTTCGGCGGCATCTACGATCAGGCCGCGCCGTTCTTCAAGCAGGCGCGCGAGAAGGGCATCAAGGCCGCCTTCATGGGGCCGGACGGCATGGACTCCTCGGACCTCACCAAGATCGCGGGGACAGCGGTGAAGGGCATGTTCTACACCTCCGTCGCCGGCCCGGTGTCCGTGTATCCCGCGGCCAAGGACTTCGCGAAGGAGTACAAGGACAAGTTCAAGAAGGACCCGGAGCCGTTCGCGGCGCAGGCCTATGACGCTGCCGCCATCGGCATGAAGGCGATCGAAGCCGCGGCCAAGGCGGCCGGCGGCAAGGTGCCGAGCCGCGAGCAGGTCTCGGTGGCCGTCCGCAAGACCAAGCACACCGGCCTCACCGGCGCGGTGGAGTTCGACGACAAGGGCGACCCCAAGAAGGCCCTCTACTTCGTCCTCCAGGTGGCGTCCGAGGATCCGGCGAAGTGGGGCGAGAACAAGGAAGTGAAGCGGCTGTCCATCGCGGCTCCGCCGCTCAAGAAGTCCTGA
- a CDS encoding branched-chain amino acid ABC transporter permease produces the protein MDFELLIGIFPQVLLDGLILGFMYALIALGYTMVYGVLEFINFAHSEIFVVGAFVGVEILLTFKALGWIDLISPFLILLIVLLLGMLASGLLAVTVERIAYRPLRGAPRLIPLISAIGVSFFLQDSVRLFESIWRNQFNLVYPTMEILNFRFTLTETIDVSVKSLVVIVASLLMLWGLHVLVNRTKIGKAIRAVAEDQATASLMGINVNRMISLTFLIGGAMGGAAGVLFGVQYSLINPYSGFIPGLKAFTAAVLGGIGNIPGAMLGGLVLGLLEAFAASYLSLLTGGAFGAEYKDIFAFSILILILIFRPKGLLGEVVRERA, from the coding sequence ATGGATTTCGAGCTCCTGATCGGCATCTTCCCGCAGGTCCTCCTGGACGGCCTGATCCTGGGCTTCATGTACGCCTTGATCGCCCTCGGATACACGATGGTGTATGGCGTCCTCGAGTTCATCAACTTCGCCCACTCCGAGATCTTCGTGGTGGGCGCCTTCGTGGGCGTCGAGATCCTCCTCACCTTCAAGGCGCTGGGCTGGATCGACCTGATCTCGCCCTTCCTCATCCTGCTCATCGTGCTGCTGCTAGGCATGCTCGCGAGCGGGCTCCTCGCCGTCACGGTGGAGCGCATCGCCTATCGGCCGCTCCGCGGCGCCCCGCGCCTGATCCCGCTCATCTCCGCCATCGGGGTGTCGTTCTTCCTCCAGGACTCCGTGCGGCTCTTCGAGAGCATCTGGCGGAACCAGTTCAATCTCGTCTACCCGACGATGGAGATACTGAACTTCCGCTTCACCCTCACCGAGACGATCGACGTGTCGGTGAAGTCGCTCGTGGTGATCGTGGCCTCGCTCCTCATGCTGTGGGGGCTCCACGTCCTCGTGAACCGCACCAAGATCGGCAAGGCCATCCGGGCGGTGGCGGAGGATCAGGCCACCGCCAGCCTCATGGGCATCAACGTGAACCGGATGATCTCGCTGACCTTCCTCATCGGCGGGGCCATGGGCGGGGCGGCGGGGGTGCTGTTTGGCGTGCAGTACAGCCTGATCAACCCCTACAGCGGCTTCATCCCCGGGCTCAAGGCCTTCACCGCCGCGGTGCTGGGCGGCATCGGCAACATCCCCGGGGCCATGCTGGGCGGTCTCGTCCTCGGCCTCCTCGAAGCCTTCGCCGCGTCCTATCTCTCGCTGCTCACAGGCGGGGCGTTCGGCGCCGAGTACAAGGACATCTTCGCCTTCTCGATCCTCATCCTCATCCTGATCTTCCGGCCGAAGGGACTCCTCGGCGAAGTCGTGCGCGAGCGGGCCTGA
- a CDS encoding branched-chain amino acid ABC transporter permease: MKRLLAQPVPAFIISVGLILVTAYAVSHFPRSIVAFMLFQASILVLYFARMPGWVKGALAAATLGVLMPLLGSINGYYLEIAIQVGIFVALALGLNIVVGLAGLLDLGYVAFFAVGAYTWAVFGSPQANLFLPGEHFPLAQGWFFLFLLVGVGMAAGAGILLGLPVLRLHGDYLAIVTLGFGEVIRVLANNLDKPINFTNGPKGITPISRPPIFFAPVLRAIGIDPDPNVIYPLYLYFIVLAIVGLTVLVNRRMEDSHIGRAWEAIREDQTAAQAMGVPLVRSKLLAFACGASFAGTVGVLFSAKQVFINPESFTFMESIGVLAMVILGGMGSIPGAILGATVVTVLNLQVLKGLSLWLNELRNAGTTIFGWSLQNLPTQLEPAKYERMVFGLILVLMMIFRPQGILPARRRHRELTDGAGEPH; encoded by the coding sequence GTGAAGCGCCTGCTGGCCCAGCCGGTCCCGGCATTTATCATCTCGGTCGGGCTGATCCTCGTCACCGCCTACGCCGTCTCGCACTTCCCGCGCTCGATCGTCGCCTTCATGCTGTTCCAGGCGTCGATCCTCGTCCTCTACTTCGCGCGGATGCCGGGGTGGGTGAAGGGCGCCCTCGCCGCCGCCACCCTCGGCGTGCTCATGCCGCTGCTCGGCTCGATCAACGGCTACTACCTCGAGATCGCCATCCAGGTCGGCATCTTCGTGGCCCTGGCCCTCGGCCTCAACATCGTGGTCGGACTCGCCGGCCTGCTCGACCTGGGCTACGTGGCCTTCTTCGCGGTCGGCGCCTACACCTGGGCGGTATTCGGCTCGCCCCAGGCCAATCTCTTCCTCCCGGGCGAGCATTTCCCCCTCGCCCAGGGCTGGTTCTTCCTGTTCCTGCTCGTGGGCGTGGGCATGGCGGCGGGCGCGGGCATCCTGCTCGGGCTCCCCGTGCTGCGCCTGCACGGGGACTATCTCGCCATCGTCACTCTGGGCTTCGGCGAGGTCATTCGCGTGCTCGCGAACAACCTCGACAAGCCCATCAACTTCACCAACGGGCCCAAGGGCATCACCCCGATCTCGCGGCCGCCCATCTTCTTCGCCCCCGTCCTCCGCGCCATCGGAATCGATCCCGACCCCAATGTCATCTATCCCCTCTACCTCTACTTCATCGTGCTCGCCATCGTGGGACTCACGGTGCTGGTCAACAGGAGAATGGAAGACTCCCACATCGGGCGCGCGTGGGAAGCGATCCGCGAGGACCAGACCGCCGCCCAGGCAATGGGCGTGCCCCTTGTCCGCTCCAAGCTCCTCGCCTTCGCGTGCGGCGCCTCGTTCGCGGGCACGGTGGGGGTGCTGTTCTCCGCCAAGCAGGTGTTCATCAATCCGGAGTCCTTCACGTTCATGGAGTCCATTGGCGTGCTCGCCATGGTCATCCTGGGCGGCATGGGGTCGATCCCGGGCGCGATCCTGGGTGCCACCGTGGTCACCGTGTTGAACCTCCAGGTGCTCAAGGGCCTGTCCCTCTGGCTCAACGAGCTGCGCAACGCCGGCACCACCATCTTCGGCTGGAGCCTTCAGAACCTCCCCACCCAGCTCGAGCCGGCGAAGTACGAGCGCATGGTGTTCGGGCTGATACTCGTGCTGATGATGATCTTCCGGCCCCAGGGCATCCTGCCCGCGCGGCGGCGCCATCGCGAGCTGACCGACGGCGCCGGCGAACCCCACTGA